The DNA region CCAGGACGAGCAGCGCCTGCTGACCCTGGTGACGAGCCGGAACAAGATCCTCGACGACCGCTCGCGGACGTTCCTCCTGGACCGGATGCGCAAGGTCGTGCCGGACCAGCGCTGGGGGGTTCCGGCGGGTGCTCCGGCCGACGCGACCGTCCAGCTCAAGAACGGCTGGCTGGAGCGGTCCGCCCACGGCTGGCGCGTACACAGCGTGGGCGCGTTCAGCGGCAAGGGCCACGACTACCTGATCACCGTCCTCACCCAGGACAACAAGACGATGAACGACGGCGTCAGCACCATCCAGGCCGTGGCCGAGGCCGTACACAAGGACCTCGGTCCGACCACCGGCTAGGGCGTGTTTCGAAAGTGGCGTCGTCTGCCCGAAGGGCAGGCCCGGGGGCGTCTGGTGCGTGCGATCGCAAGGCGGAGGGTCGCCTCGATACCGGGTGTATCGGGGTGATCCCGACAACGCGGCGAGCGTGCGTGCCAGACGCCCCCGGGCAGGCGGGACTTTCGAAACACGCCCTAGGGGCCCGGTCCGCCGTGCGGGGGCCCGGGGCCCCGCACCACCGGCCTCCCGTACGGGCGTCCCTCCCGCCCGCCCCACGACCTGGGACCTGCCGTCCCCCCGCCTCCGGCCATGGGCCGGCAATTGTTGCGGCGGGATGAAATCCGCAGCTGACGGCGTTGGTGACATGCGGTAGACCAGGCGGGGCGACGGGGAAAGCAGGAGGCACGATGGCGGGCGAGAGCGCGGACGGGGAGCAGCGGAGCGCGGAGCCGGGGTGGGGCCGGCGGCTGGCCGGATACGCGTGGCGCTACCGGCGCAACGTCCTGCTGGCGCTGGGCTCGTCACTCGCCGGCATGGGCGTCATGGCCCTGGTCCCGCTGATCACCAAGGTGATCATCGACGACGTCGTGGGCGACCGCACCCGCTCCCTCGGTCTGTGGACCGGGATGCTCGTCGTCGCGGCCGTCCTCGTCTACGCCGCCACCTACGTCCGTCGCTACTACGGCGGCCGGCTCGCCCTCGACGTGCAGCACGACCTGCGGACCGAGATGTACGGCACCCTCACCCGGCTCGACGGGAAGCGGCAGGACGAGCTCTCCACCGGCCAGGTCGTCGGGCGGGCCACCAGCGACCTGCAGCTGATCCAGGGTCTCCTCTTCATGCTCCCGATGACCATCGGGAACATCCTGCTCTTCCTGATCTCCCTGGTGATCATGGCGTGGCTGTCGCTGCCGCTGACCTTCGTCGCCCTCGCCGTCGCCCCCGCCCTCTGGTTCATCGCCCGCCGCTCCAGGACCCGCCTCTTCCCCGCCACCTGGTACGCCCAGAGTCAGGCCGCCGCCGTGGCCGGAGTGGTCGACGGGGCCGTCTCCGGCGTCCGGGTCGTCAAGGGGTTCGGACAGGAGGAGCAGGAGACGGGCAAGCTCCGCGAGGTCGGGCGCAGGCTCTTCGCGGGCCGGCTGCGGACCATCCGGCTGAACTCCCGCTACACCCCCGCGCTCCAGGCGGTTCCCTCGCTGGGCCAGGTGGCGATGCTGGCTCTCGGCGGCTGGCTGGCCACCCGCGGGGAGATCACCCTCGGCACGTTCGTCGCCTTCTCCACCTATCTCGCCCAGCTCGTGGGCCCGGTCCGGATGCTCGCCATGGTCCTCACCGTCGGCCAGCAGGCCAGGGCCGGGGTGGAACGCGTCCTGGAACTGATCGACACCGAGCCCTCCATGCAGGACGGCACGAAGCAGCTGCCGGCCGACGCCCCCGCGAGCGTCGAGTTCGACGACGTGCGCTTCGGCTACGCCGACGAGCGACCCGTACTCGACGGGTTCTCCCTGACCATCGAGCCCGGCGAGACCGTCGCCGTCGTCGGCGCCTCCGGCAGCGGGAAGTCCACCGTCTCCCTCCTGCTGCCCCGCTTCTACGACGTGTCGCACGGCGCCGTCCTGGTCGGCGGCCACGACGTCCGCGAGCTGACCCAGGACTCCCTGCGGGCCGCCATCGGTCTCGTACCGGAGGACAGCTTCCTCTTCTCCGAATCGGTCCGCGCCAACATCGCCTACGGACACCCGGACGCCACCCAGGAACAGATCGAGCGGGCCGCGCGCGCCGCCCAGGCGCACGACTTCATCACGCAGCTCCCCGGCGGCTACGACACCAAGGTCGGCGAGCACGGGCTCACCCTGTCCGGGGGGCAGCGACAGCGGGTCGCCCTCGCCCGGGCCATCCTCACCGACCCCCGCCTGCTCCTCCTCGACGACGCCACCTCCGCCGTCGACGCCCGCGTCGAGCATGAGATCCACGAGGCGCTGGCGCAGGTCATGGCCGGCCGCACCACCCTGCTGATCGCCCACCGGCGCTCCACCCTCGGCCTCGCCGACCGCATCGCCGTCCTCGACCAGGGGCGGCTCGCGGACATAGGCACGCACGCCGAGCTGGAGCAGCGCTCCGCGCTCTACCGGAGGCTGCTCACCGACCCGGACGAGCTCGGCGGCACCTCACCGGGGCACCAGAGGGTGACGGACGGGGCGCCGGACGACGACCGCGCGCTCCAGGAGGAGCTGGAGGCCGAGTTCGACGCGGAGCGCGGCATCACCCCGGAGCTGTGGATCCGCAAGGAGGAGCAGCGCGACACGGCGGCGGCCGGTATGCCCGCCACCCCCGAGCTCCTCGCCCAGGTCGAAGCGCTGCCGCCCGCCACCGACACGCCCGGCATCGACGAGGCGGGCGCCGTCCGCCCGGAGGAGTCGTACGGCCTGCGCCGGCTGCTCCACGGCTTCGGGCTCCCGCTGCTGGTGAGCCTGGCGCTGGTCGCCGTCGACGCGGGCATGGGCCTGCTCCTGCCGGTGCTGATCCGGCACGGCATCGACGACGGCGTGCAGCGCATGGCGCTGGGCGCGGTCTGGGCGGCGGCCGGGCTCGGCCTGCTCGCCGTCCTCGTGCAGTGGGCGGCCCAGGTCGGTGAGACCAGGATGACGGGCCGTACGGGCGAACGCGTCCTGTACTCCCTGCGCCTGAAGATCTTCGCGCAACTGCAGCGGCTCGGCCTCGACTACTACGAGCGCGAGCTGACCGGCCGGATCATGACCCGGATGACGACGGACGTCGACGCCCTGTCCACGTTCCTGCAGACCGGCCTGGTCACGGCCTTCGTCTCCGTCGTCACCTTCTTCGGCATCACCGTCGTGCTGCTCGTCCTCGACGTGCAGCTGGCCCTGGTCGTCTTCGCGACCCTGCCGCTCCTGGTCGTGGGCACCTTCTTCTTCCGCCGCAGGAGCGTCAAGGCCTACGAACTGGCGCGGGAGCGCATCAGCGTCGTCAACGCCGACCTCCAGGAGTCCGTCTCCGGGCTGCGGATCGTGCAGGCGTTCCGCCGCGAGCGCGACGGCGCCCAGCGGTTCGCCGAGCGCAGCG from Streptomyces sp. B1I3 includes:
- a CDS encoding ABC transporter ATP-binding protein — translated: MAGESADGEQRSAEPGWGRRLAGYAWRYRRNVLLALGSSLAGMGVMALVPLITKVIIDDVVGDRTRSLGLWTGMLVVAAVLVYAATYVRRYYGGRLALDVQHDLRTEMYGTLTRLDGKRQDELSTGQVVGRATSDLQLIQGLLFMLPMTIGNILLFLISLVIMAWLSLPLTFVALAVAPALWFIARRSRTRLFPATWYAQSQAAAVAGVVDGAVSGVRVVKGFGQEEQETGKLREVGRRLFAGRLRTIRLNSRYTPALQAVPSLGQVAMLALGGWLATRGEITLGTFVAFSTYLAQLVGPVRMLAMVLTVGQQARAGVERVLELIDTEPSMQDGTKQLPADAPASVEFDDVRFGYADERPVLDGFSLTIEPGETVAVVGASGSGKSTVSLLLPRFYDVSHGAVLVGGHDVRELTQDSLRAAIGLVPEDSFLFSESVRANIAYGHPDATQEQIERAARAAQAHDFITQLPGGYDTKVGEHGLTLSGGQRQRVALARAILTDPRLLLLDDATSAVDARVEHEIHEALAQVMAGRTTLLIAHRRSTLGLADRIAVLDQGRLADIGTHAELEQRSALYRRLLTDPDELGGTSPGHQRVTDGAPDDDRALQEELEAEFDAERGITPELWIRKEEQRDTAAAGMPATPELLAQVEALPPATDTPGIDEAGAVRPEESYGLRRLLHGFGLPLLVSLALVAVDAGMGLLLPVLIRHGIDDGVQRMALGAVWAAAGLGLLAVLVQWAAQVGETRMTGRTGERVLYSLRLKIFAQLQRLGLDYYERELTGRIMTRMTTDVDALSTFLQTGLVTAFVSVVTFFGITVVLLVLDVQLALVVFATLPLLVVGTFFFRRRSVKAYELARERISVVNADLQESVSGLRIVQAFRRERDGAQRFAERSDHYREARVRGQWLISVYFPFVQLLASVAAAAVLIVGAGRVDDGTLTTGALVAYLLYIDLFFAPVQQLSQVFDGYQQATVSLGRIQELLREPTSTADHDTPQDVPSLRGDIAFEDVSFAYDGEEEALTGIDLRIPAGQTVAFVGETGAGKSTLVKLVARFYDPTSGRVTADGTDLRRLDRTAYRHRLGVVPQESYLFAGTVRDAIAYGLPEATDAQVEAAARAVGAHEMIATLEGGYLHEVAERGRNLSAGQRQLIALARAELVDPDILLLDEATASLDLASEAQVNQATDRLAGRRTTLVVAHRLTTAARADRVVVMDGGRVAEDGTHGELLARDGLYARLWRTFIGEGMDEGAPSKV